One segment of Pseudanabaena sp. ABRG5-3 DNA contains the following:
- a CDS encoding AAA family ATPase, whose protein sequence is MGDWKIFKGNATPHGDIDRLPPPPNWRKFARIDEKSLVELTEAVQNSANAEKTKERGKTFKVPPNDTDLASIVNAALYLRRPLLITGKPGTGKTSLAYAVAYELQLGPVLLWPISTRSTLQEGLYRYDAIARLQEVKDTSQEELAKDIGRYIQLGAVGSALLPYKRPRVLLIDEVDKSDINLPNDLLNLFEEGEFEIPELARLAKQAKEVTVRSYDGMDVTIQEGRLQCHAFPFIILTSNGERDFPPAFLRRCLRLNMKDPDKEALTDIVRSHLGDEVIAQAEPLIAEFLKKRENGDLAPDQLLNAVYLLTRDPSSAVGDREKLTDVLLKYLSSAEDR, encoded by the coding sequence ATGGGCGACTGGAAAATTTTTAAAGGTAATGCTACTCCTCACGGCGATATCGATCGCTTGCCACCACCTCCAAATTGGCGTAAGTTTGCGCGGATCGATGAAAAGTCCTTGGTGGAGTTAACTGAGGCTGTCCAGAATAGTGCGAATGCCGAGAAAACTAAGGAGCGCGGTAAGACTTTTAAAGTTCCACCCAATGACACCGATTTAGCAAGTATTGTTAATGCTGCTTTGTACTTGCGTCGTCCTTTGTTAATTACGGGTAAACCAGGGACTGGCAAAACTTCTTTGGCTTATGCTGTTGCCTATGAATTACAGTTGGGACCAGTGTTGTTATGGCCGATCTCTACTCGTTCTACGCTTCAAGAAGGGTTATATCGCTATGATGCGATCGCCCGTTTGCAAGAGGTCAAAGATACAAGTCAGGAAGAATTAGCAAAGGATATTGGGCGATATATTCAATTGGGGGCGGTGGGTTCGGCTTTATTACCTTACAAGCGTCCTCGCGTGCTGTTGATTGATGAAGTGGATAAGAGTGACATTAACTTACCTAACGATCTCTTGAATCTGTTTGAGGAGGGAGAATTTGAGATTCCTGAACTAGCACGGCTGGCGAAACAGGCTAAGGAGGTGACGGTGCGGAGTTATGACGGGATGGATGTGACTATTCAGGAAGGACGGTTGCAATGTCATGCTTTTCCGTTCATCATCTTAACCAGTAATGGCGAACGGGATTTCCCGCCTGCATTTTTGCGACGGTGTTTGCGTCTGAATATGAAAGATCCTGATAAGGAGGCTTTGACTGATATTGTCCGATCGCATTTGGGAGATGAGGTGATTGCCCAAGCGGAGCCACTGATTGCGGAGTTTCTCAAAAAACGTGAGAATGGCGATCTAGCGCCCGATCAGTTGTTAAATGCAGTTTATCTGCTCACTCGCGATCCTAGTTCGGCAGTGGGCGATCGCGAAAAATTGACTGATGTACTCTTGAAGTATCTATCGAGTGCGGAGGATCGATGA
- a CDS encoding SAV_2336 N-terminal domain-related protein: protein MIDNVVAALGLGLNLTDEEIADVLWLAVQMQQFGDGVISEQGDRNEALDNSVSNRESPKQPTQPLRNADRDRQDENKKDEQNFEVHSKNDQGGDRLTRRSDELQLKIPDARSLQKPLELARSLRPLMRRVPSQVNTLLDEEATVRRIAEEKIWCPVLRPALEPWLDLALVIDDSASMLMWRHTIAELQHFLSSYGVFRDVRVWRLGTDKAEKVCIYAGATASNRNGSPRSPSELIEANGRGLVLVVSDCIAPIWRNGAIASALQIWSRSGMVAILQMLPDWLWARTALGRGVAAQFSALAAGIPNYQLTTTTVSTWYDIDLATSIKIPVVTLEPEKFTAWAEMLAGKGGAWSAGIVFEPELFSVPEVAIELDGASELDAEDRVQSFRLTASPIARRLAGLLAAAPVISLPIVRILQSKVLTQSQPVHVAEVFLGGLLKPLSEITAKTNPNYVQYDFIEGVRDLLLESVPSSEIVNVVAVVSEYIAERLGISLEEFGAVIRNPRQVQNTKLVSQTRPFAILTAQILKRLGGEYVVFAEEVEQANINLIQRSTAVKTSNLNFKYLVGGALPANAPSYIERKCDRDLYDLLKNGKYCYVFNSRQMGKTSLMRRVAYKLQQNGTICAMFNPLSLRKEVTKRQWYVSAIYSLAKNGLNLEESFDLQSWIIERESISPEDIFSEFIETVVLQKIHVPIVIFIEEIDWLLSLSFSMDSFFDLVISFFEYRKIKPDFNRITFSLLGVVSPIDLIESVNTSNFNKTFTEVELEGFTLNEAMPLVQGFANKVDNPQRYLEAVIRWTGGMPFLTQRLLWLITQELETMDFPPKAVDKWIDKLVQDKIIDDWKNQDKIPHLTLIEGRLLHIVEENLRGRVLSCYQQILINGEIDDNHSQEILQLRLSGLVVSQNGKLRAYNPIYAAVFDNKWVEQQLGLNRIDQKKVSVRNCAVIIGINDYDEILPLRYAKNDAENMRDFFVQDLGVGHDHIYFFTDDSPRNTYGRKTQPTYGTLLSFLADRFETPFLAVGDTLWFYFAGHGMNFEGRDYLLPSDGNPRTIKTAIPISYVTERLRRSGADNIVMLIDGCFSDGSQQFNTGIGEEMQQGVIIDESKKPNTGVGIGEEEQTQQGVITFFSCRPSQVSYEIDELRQGAFTKVLLEALRIQGEGNCATVERFAQYLRHQVPRLTRRYKNYEQIPYAVIEPARMLHYILLPKFANLTDIQLLKADALEAEVEGDFMLAWQLWMRINVAASGTDMQAINAFQRLAQKRS, encoded by the coding sequence ATGATCGATAATGTTGTGGCGGCTCTGGGTTTGGGATTAAATCTCACTGATGAAGAGATTGCAGATGTGCTGTGGTTAGCGGTGCAGATGCAGCAGTTTGGTGATGGGGTAATCTCTGAGCAGGGCGATCGCAACGAGGCTTTAGACAATTCAGTTTCTAATCGAGAAAGTCCAAAACAACCAACGCAACCTCTAAGAAATGCCGATCGCGATCGGCAAGATGAGAATAAAAAAGATGAGCAGAACTTTGAAGTACATTCTAAAAATGATCAAGGTGGCGATCGCTTAACTCGGCGTTCTGATGAGTTACAACTGAAGATTCCTGATGCCCGATCGCTGCAAAAGCCGCTAGAGTTAGCGCGATCGCTGCGTCCGTTAATGCGGCGTGTGCCTTCACAGGTGAATACCTTACTGGATGAGGAAGCAACTGTACGCAGGATTGCGGAAGAGAAGATTTGGTGTCCTGTGTTGCGTCCTGCCTTGGAACCTTGGCTAGATTTGGCTTTGGTAATTGACGATAGCGCTTCGATGTTGATGTGGCGGCATACGATCGCGGAGTTACAGCATTTCCTATCGAGTTATGGTGTCTTTCGCGATGTGCGGGTTTGGCGATTGGGAACGGATAAGGCTGAGAAGGTGTGCATTTATGCGGGTGCTACGGCAAGCAATCGCAATGGTTCGCCGCGCAGTCCTAGCGAATTGATTGAGGCTAATGGTCGTGGTTTGGTGTTGGTAGTTAGTGATTGCATTGCGCCGATTTGGCGAAATGGGGCGATCGCGTCTGCTTTGCAAATTTGGTCGCGCAGTGGGATGGTGGCGATCTTGCAAATGTTGCCCGATTGGTTATGGGCGAGGACGGCTTTGGGGCGGGGTGTGGCGGCGCAGTTTAGTGCTTTGGCGGCGGGGATTCCCAATTATCAGTTAACGACTACGACGGTTTCTACTTGGTATGACATCGATCTGGCGACTAGTATCAAGATTCCTGTGGTGACGCTAGAGCCTGAGAAGTTTACGGCTTGGGCGGAGATGTTGGCGGGTAAGGGTGGGGCATGGTCGGCGGGGATTGTGTTTGAGCCTGAGTTGTTTTCTGTGCCAGAGGTGGCGATCGAGCTTGATGGCGCGAGTGAGTTGGATGCTGAGGATCGGGTGCAGAGTTTTCGGTTGACGGCTTCGCCAATCGCGAGGCGGTTGGCGGGGTTGTTGGCGGCTGCGCCTGTGATTAGTTTGCCGATTGTGCGGATTTTGCAGTCTAAGGTTTTGACTCAATCGCAACCTGTTCATGTGGCTGAGGTGTTTTTGGGTGGGTTGCTGAAGCCTTTGTCGGAAATCACGGCGAAGACGAATCCTAATTATGTGCAGTATGACTTTATTGAGGGTGTGCGCGATCTGTTGTTGGAGTCGGTTCCAAGTTCTGAGATTGTTAATGTTGTAGCTGTGGTTTCGGAATATATTGCGGAGCGTTTAGGGATTTCTTTGGAAGAGTTTGGTGCGGTTATTCGTAATCCACGACAGGTGCAGAATACTAAGCTTGTTAGTCAAACTAGACCTTTTGCAATTTTAACAGCGCAGATTTTAAAGCGTTTGGGTGGTGAATATGTAGTTTTTGCTGAAGAGGTAGAGCAAGCAAATATTAACTTAATTCAAAGATCTACTGCTGTTAAAACTTCTAATTTGAACTTTAAGTATCTAGTTGGAGGTGCTCTGCCAGCCAATGCTCCAAGTTATATTGAGAGAAAGTGTGATCGTGACCTTTATGACCTTTTAAAAAATGGAAAGTATTGCTATGTATTTAATTCTAGACAAATGGGCAAAACAAGCTTGATGAGAAGAGTTGCTTATAAATTACAACAAAATGGAACTATTTGCGCCATGTTTAATCCTTTGTCACTTCGGAAAGAAGTAACTAAGAGACAGTGGTATGTAAGTGCTATATATTCTTTAGCAAAAAATGGGCTAAACCTTGAGGAAAGCTTCGATTTGCAAAGTTGGATAATAGAGAGAGAAAGTATATCGCCTGAAGATATCTTTTCTGAATTTATTGAGACGGTCGTATTACAGAAAATTCATGTACCCATTGTAATTTTTATTGAGGAAATAGATTGGTTACTCAGTTTGAGTTTTAGTATGGATAGTTTCTTTGATCTAGTAATATCATTTTTTGAATATCGCAAAATAAAGCCAGACTTTAATCGTATAACTTTCTCACTTTTAGGTGTAGTCTCACCAATAGATTTAATTGAGAGTGTAAACACTTCCAACTTTAATAAAACTTTCACTGAAGTAGAATTAGAAGGATTTACGCTGAATGAGGCAATGCCTTTGGTACAGGGTTTTGCTAATAAGGTTGATAATCCGCAAAGATACTTAGAAGCAGTAATTCGTTGGACAGGTGGAATGCCTTTTTTAACGCAACGTCTTTTATGGTTAATAACTCAAGAGTTAGAGACTATGGATTTTCCTCCGAAGGCAGTTGATAAGTGGATAGATAAGTTAGTACAAGATAAAATTATTGATGATTGGAAAAATCAGGATAAAATACCTCATTTGACACTTATTGAAGGTAGGCTTCTTCATATAGTAGAGGAAAATCTACGCGGACGAGTACTTAGCTGTTATCAGCAGATTTTGATCAATGGAGAGATAGATGACAATCATAGTCAAGAAATCTTGCAGTTAAGATTGTCAGGATTAGTAGTTTCACAAAATGGGAAGTTGCGAGCGTATAACCCAATTTATGCTGCTGTTTTCGATAATAAATGGGTTGAGCAACAATTAGGACTGAATCGGATCGATCAAAAGAAAGTAAGCGTAAGAAATTGTGCAGTAATTATCGGTATTAATGATTACGATGAAATTTTACCTTTGAGGTACGCCAAAAACGATGCCGAAAATATGCGTGATTTCTTTGTTCAGGATTTGGGTGTTGGTCATGATCATATATATTTCTTTACAGATGATTCACCACGCAATACTTACGGAAGAAAGACACAACCTACATATGGGACACTTCTATCGTTCTTAGCTGATCGCTTTGAAACACCATTTTTAGCAGTTGGAGATACTTTATGGTTTTACTTTGCTGGACATGGAATGAATTTTGAAGGTAGAGATTATTTGTTGCCTAGTGATGGTAATCCGCGCACTATTAAAACTGCAATTCCTATTAGTTATGTAACGGAGAGATTACGGCGAAGTGGTGCAGATAACATAGTAATGTTGATTGATGGATGTTTCAGTGATGGATCGCAGCAGTTTAACACAGGCATTGGTGAAGAGATGCAACAGGGCGTAATTATAGATGAGTCAAAGAAGCCTAACACAGGCGTTGGTATTGGTGAAGAGGAACAGACCCAGCAGGGTGTAATTACATTCTTTTCTTGCCGTCCTTCTCAGGTTTCTTATGAGATTGATGAGCTTCGGCAGGGGGCTTTTACAAAAGTTCTGTTGGAAGCATTGCGAATTCAAGGTGAAGGAAATTGTGCAACTGTAGAACGCTTTGCTCAATATCTGCGCCATCAAGTACCAAGACTGACGAGACGTTATAAAAATTATGAGCAAATACCTTATGCTGTAATTGAACCTGCAAGGATGTTACATTATATTCTGTTACCGAAATTTGCAAATTTGACAGATATTCAGTTACTTAAAGCAGATGCGCTCGAAGCTGAGGTAGAAGGTGATTTTATGCTAGCTTGGCAACTATGGATGCGGATAAATGTGGCAGCAAGTGGAACAGATATGCAAGCAATTAATGCTTTTCAGCGGTTGGCTCAAAAGCGATCATAA
- a CDS encoding caspase family protein, whose product MTFTNGFALVIGIGTYANTPKLNVPITAQDAKEIAEVLKDQSKCGYPAQQVTLLNDAEATRDRILQELDAIAQKVSDSDTFFLFYSGHGEYGTDGYYLTTHDTQLENKKVVTGTGISEKELLEKLRAIKAKRTFLFFNACHSGEISPRSLGDEQPEENTGSNIPDRLSTALLGTGEGRVVITACRETQKSYFSPKEDLTIFADILSEGLRGRGIDSRKGYISAFDLYEHIYTNVKQEVEKRFGKFGAVQEPELTILKGVGVMAIALHRGKTPEGDLSESDRPSSLGGAVREVEPSESQQTLHQILSGEINLAAGRDIQNVTIGKSTVVTQHFGDVNNINTGGGDYAGGNIDKSQTTYNRTEVVASGDRSVATRNAQGTTIITGDGNIFGNGNVVQKNVP is encoded by the coding sequence ATGACATTCACAAACGGATTTGCCCTCGTCATCGGTATCGGTACTTACGCCAACACCCCCAAACTCAACGTCCCAATTACCGCGCAAGATGCCAAGGAAATCGCTGAAGTCCTCAAAGATCAAAGTAAATGTGGCTATCCCGCCCAACAAGTGACCCTATTAAATGATGCTGAAGCAACCCGCGATCGCATTCTCCAAGAACTTGACGCGATCGCCCAAAAAGTCAGCGACAGCGATACATTTTTCCTGTTCTACAGTGGACATGGCGAATATGGCACTGATGGCTACTACCTGACCACCCACGACACTCAACTTGAAAATAAAAAAGTTGTCACAGGAACTGGTATCAGCGAAAAAGAACTATTAGAAAAACTCCGCGCCATCAAAGCCAAGCGCACTTTCCTATTTTTCAACGCCTGCCACTCAGGAGAAATCTCACCGCGATCGCTAGGTGATGAACAACCAGAAGAAAACACAGGTTCCAACATTCCCGATCGCTTATCTACAGCATTACTCGGCACTGGCGAAGGACGGGTAGTAATTACCGCCTGTCGGGAAACCCAAAAATCCTACTTTTCCCCCAAAGAAGATTTAACCATCTTTGCCGATATTCTATCTGAAGGATTGCGAGGTCGCGGTATCGATTCCCGTAAAGGCTATATCAGCGCTTTCGATCTCTACGAGCATATCTATACCAATGTCAAACAAGAAGTAGAGAAACGCTTTGGTAAGTTTGGAGCAGTCCAAGAACCAGAATTAACGATTCTAAAAGGTGTAGGCGTAATGGCGATCGCCCTGCATCGTGGCAAAACCCCAGAAGGCGATTTATCAGAAAGCGATCGACCCTCTTCTCTCGGTGGAGCAGTCCGAGAAGTCGAACCTTCTGAAAGTCAACAAACACTCCATCAAATCCTCAGTGGCGAGATCAACCTTGCCGCAGGTAGAGATATTCAGAACGTCACGATTGGCAAGAGTACAGTAGTTACTCAACATTTCGGCGATGTAAACAATATCAATACAGGTGGTGGCGACTATGCTGGCGGCAATATCGATAAGTCTCAAACCACCTATAATCGTACAGAGGTTGTGGCATCTGGTGATCGCTCAGTTGCGACTCGAAATGCTCAAGGTACAACTATCATCACAGGGGATGGTAATATTTTTGGCAATGGCAATGTAGTACAAAAAAACGTGCCTTAA
- a CDS encoding KGGVGR-motif variant AAA ATPase, with protein MIYTFYSFKGGTGRSMALANLGELFYRLGLKVLMIDFDLEAPGLERYFDVPEAIHKPTEILEKRGVIDLLVSYKQICSLPPLKVSVDRDNTSDSNSSFNEDSFPLSNGSLNQFITSIYERKSGNEGKLSLISAGRREKDGFSNYASRVHTFDWNDFYLNWNGEKFFEWFIKELRSFDIVLIDSRTGINEMSGVCTHHLADGVVMFVTPNQQNIDGTLSIAKSLQNPELIKKARNGRKISLLVVPSRVEQSEKVLLDEFEDDFNKQLKDLISSEISFKRSAFIDLKIPYIPYYAYKEKIALREFERASASDLVESYRNLAHILAKLGSKTSHLYKLSSVLNSSIKTQSKIQERDLNTIISKIIEGQSTEAELSRLGEALSNADSRQLNLQLGKYNVNVEKGKDIHIGDDSYAEWDSKAIKSIVQAIAGDKQAIEKALQQLSHIPSQFQSLITDKTEGFVGREYVFDAINAFIANNSNGYFTIIGDPGQGKTTLLAKYVLDNDYIAHFNLSLQGQNRADQFLESLCNQLINRYQLPYDPLPSNATQDGEFLSQLLDEASQNRNDQPIVIAIDALDEVDQTSYRDAANILYLPPYLPHGVYFILTRRRGVEIPLTGFTSSQLLDLFDYQIDSERDVRTYIQKRVSGSEQLRLRIEERGETITSFTDKIIEKCECNFIYLRYMLLDIETGLYKDLTLEGFPQGIQSYYEFHWRQMGMKSDPLPVEKIKIAYILGEVREPISRRKICGLSGEEEYTVQQVLNEWQQFLHEFISGSEKYYSVYHSSFHDFLHRQDILEKHPVSLPDIHQIIAKNELKVWQKLKDVLRKND; from the coding sequence ATGATATACACATTTTACTCTTTTAAAGGTGGAACAGGTCGTTCAATGGCATTAGCTAACCTTGGCGAATTATTCTATCGTCTCGGTTTAAAGGTATTAATGATAGACTTTGATTTAGAAGCACCTGGTCTGGAGCGCTATTTTGACGTTCCTGAAGCTATCCATAAACCCACTGAAATATTGGAAAAGCGTGGTGTAATTGACTTATTAGTTTCTTATAAACAAATATGCTCTTTACCTCCTTTAAAGGTTAGTGTTGATAGAGATAATACATCAGATAGTAATAGTTCTTTCAATGAAGATAGCTTTCCTTTAAGTAATGGTTCATTAAACCAGTTTATTACTTCAATTTATGAACGTAAATCTGGAAATGAAGGCAAACTATCCTTGATTTCAGCAGGTCGTCGAGAAAAAGACGGTTTTAGTAATTATGCAAGTCGGGTACACACTTTTGATTGGAATGATTTTTATCTCAACTGGAACGGAGAAAAATTCTTTGAATGGTTTATTAAGGAATTAAGATCATTTGATATTGTCTTAATAGACAGTCGTACAGGAATTAATGAAATGAGTGGTGTTTGCACTCATCATCTAGCTGATGGAGTAGTAATGTTTGTCACACCAAACCAGCAAAATATAGATGGTACTTTATCCATTGCTAAAAGCCTACAAAATCCAGAATTAATTAAAAAGGCTCGAAATGGAAGAAAGATATCTTTACTAGTTGTGCCTAGCCGTGTTGAGCAAAGTGAAAAAGTACTGCTTGATGAGTTTGAAGATGATTTTAACAAACAATTGAAAGATTTAATTTCTTCAGAGATCAGTTTTAAAAGGAGTGCATTTATTGATTTAAAAATTCCTTATATTCCTTACTATGCTTATAAAGAAAAGATTGCTTTACGGGAGTTTGAACGAGCTAGTGCTTCAGATCTAGTTGAATCTTATAGAAACTTGGCTCACATTTTAGCTAAATTAGGATCTAAAACAAGCCATTTATATAAGTTGTCTTCAGTATTAAATTCATCTATTAAAACTCAATCTAAAATCCAAGAGCGAGATCTAAACACAATTATTAGCAAAATTATAGAAGGGCAATCTACAGAAGCTGAATTGTCTCGGCTAGGAGAAGCTTTAAGTAATGCCGATAGCAGACAATTGAATCTTCAATTGGGAAAATACAATGTTAATGTTGAAAAAGGGAAAGATATACATATCGGTGATGATAGTTATGCTGAGTGGGATAGCAAAGCTATAAAATCTATAGTCCAAGCAATTGCAGGAGATAAGCAAGCTATTGAAAAAGCACTGCAACAACTATCACATATTCCTAGTCAATTTCAATCTCTTATTACAGATAAAACCGAAGGATTTGTTGGGCGTGAATATGTTTTTGATGCTATCAATGCTTTTATAGCCAATAATTCTAATGGATATTTTACTATCATTGGTGATCCTGGACAGGGGAAAACCACACTTTTAGCAAAGTATGTACTAGATAATGACTATATTGCTCATTTCAACTTGTCTCTTCAAGGTCAGAATCGAGCCGATCAGTTCCTTGAAAGCTTATGTAATCAACTGATTAACCGTTATCAACTTCCCTATGATCCGTTACCTTCTAATGCAACACAAGATGGAGAGTTCTTATCACAATTGTTAGATGAAGCTTCTCAAAATCGAAATGATCAGCCTATTGTTATTGCCATTGACGCATTAGATGAAGTAGATCAAACTAGTTATCGAGATGCAGCTAATATTCTTTATCTTCCACCTTATTTACCTCATGGTGTATATTTCATTCTTACCCGAAGAAGAGGAGTAGAAATACCCTTGACAGGTTTTACCTCTTCTCAATTGTTGGATTTATTTGACTATCAAATCGATAGCGAACGAGATGTCAGAACATATATTCAAAAACGTGTTAGTGGTAGTGAGCAATTACGCCTTCGCATAGAAGAACGAGGTGAAACAATTACAAGCTTTACGGATAAGATCATCGAAAAATGTGAATGTAATTTCATATATTTGCGTTATATGTTACTCGATATTGAGACTGGCTTATATAAAGATTTAACCCTAGAAGGATTTCCTCAAGGTATACAGAGCTATTATGAGTTTCATTGGCGACAAATGGGAATGAAAAGCGACCCTTTACCTGTTGAAAAAATTAAGATTGCATATATTTTAGGAGAAGTTCGAGAACCAATTTCTCGAAGAAAAATTTGCGGTTTGTCTGGTGAAGAAGAATACACAGTCCAACAAGTATTGAATGAGTGGCAACAATTCTTACATGAATTTATTAGCGGAAGCGAGAAGTATTATAGTGTTTATCACTCAAGTTTCCACGATTTTTTACATCGTCAAGATATTTTAGAAAAGCATCCAGTGTCACTTCCAGATATACATCAGATTATTGCTAAAAATGAGTTAAAGGTTTGGCAGAAATTAAAAGATGTTTTGAGAAAAAATGATTAA
- a CDS encoding PQQ-binding-like beta-propeller repeat protein, whose product MNSFIQEDSTYILHLPYHLAKASMGEELCKLLTDFDFINYKTTTLSSQSLIEDYDLAQISNIQIPKKQKESLKLIQATINLSKHVLDDDKKQLAGQLLGRLLSFEIPEIQTMLEQAKQHQQKEPWLRPLTSSLTPPGEPLLRTLTGHNNWVTTAAITPDGDKFVSASEDATVKIWNLTSGSVINTLTGHNNSINAVAITPDGKKIISASDDKTLKIWNLETGEELLTIIGHTKSIRTVAIHPDGEIFISGSTDNSLKVWDIQTGQELHTFIGHGNSINSVEIEPSGKIFVSASDDKTVKIWDLQTGKVLHDLIGHSGSVMTVAITPDGNRVVSGSRDNTLKIWDLHTGKELHTVTEHIGSVMAVAITPNGKQAITGSNSALLNIWDLETGAKLNTLDSHTLFVNAIAITPDGKKAISASSDMTLKVWDLQAEVCTLTIHRDWIKAVTITADGKLAVSASDDQTLKVWDVETGKKLHTLTGHTGHVNSVVTTPDSKLAISASDDRSLKVWDLDSGVELCTYDEHCDAGEALAITPDGQNIISDGKSETIKVYNLSNGIELLTIENVYSIAKIAVTPDGKQVISTSQNKNFKIWDLQSGIELHNFTGHTAWVNAVAIAPDGKLAISASNDYTLKIWDLQTREELHTLAGHSYWIWAVAVCPNGKFLVSGSWDRSLKVWDLQTRNLVASFIGESEIDAVAISPDGMTIVAGERSGRLHFLRLEGFDKFRTQFHVT is encoded by the coding sequence ATGAATAGTTTCATACAAGAAGATTCCACTTACATCCTCCATCTTCCTTACCACCTTGCTAAGGCAAGCATGGGTGAAGAACTTTGCAAACTCCTGACAGATTTTGACTTCATCAATTATAAAACTACGACTTTATCTTCTCAATCTCTCATCGAAGACTACGATTTAGCACAAATCTCCAATATTCAAATCCCTAAAAAACAGAAAGAAAGTCTGAAATTAATTCAAGCTACAATAAACCTATCAAAACATGTTTTAGATGACGACAAGAAGCAGCTAGCAGGACAATTATTAGGGCGTTTGCTGTCTTTTGAAATACCAGAGATTCAGACCATGTTAGAACAAGCAAAACAACACCAACAAAAAGAACCTTGGCTGCGTCCTCTAACTTCTAGTCTCACGCCGCCTGGTGAACCATTACTAAGAACTCTCACTGGACATAATAACTGGGTAACAACAGCAGCAATTACGCCTGATGGAGATAAATTTGTATCTGCTTCAGAAGATGCAACTGTAAAAATTTGGAATCTGACCAGTGGCAGCGTAATAAACACTCTCACTGGTCACAATAATTCGATCAACGCTGTAGCGATCACACCTGACGGGAAAAAAATTATTTCTGCCTCTGACGATAAGACCCTCAAAATCTGGAATCTAGAGACAGGCGAGGAACTTCTTACCATTATTGGACATACAAAAAGTATACGGACTGTTGCTATTCATCCCGATGGAGAAATATTTATTTCTGGTTCAACAGACAATAGTTTAAAAGTTTGGGACATACAAACAGGGCAGGAACTGCATACTTTTATTGGACATGGTAATTCGATCAACTCTGTAGAGATCGAGCCAAGTGGAAAGATTTTTGTTTCCGCTTCAGATGATAAAACTGTAAAAATATGGGATTTACAAACAGGAAAAGTGCTACATGATTTAATCGGACATAGTGGTTCAGTGATGACGGTAGCAATCACTCCTGATGGGAACCGCGTTGTTTCTGGTTCTAGAGATAACACTTTAAAGATTTGGGATTTACATACAGGAAAAGAATTACATACAGTTACCGAACATATTGGCTCAGTGATGGCAGTAGCAATTACTCCCAATGGCAAGCAGGCTATTACAGGTTCTAATTCTGCGCTTCTAAATATTTGGGATTTAGAAACAGGAGCAAAACTAAATACTTTGGATAGTCATACCTTATTTGTCAATGCAATTGCAATTACTCCAGATGGAAAGAAAGCTATTTCTGCCTCATCCGATATGACTCTTAAGGTGTGGGATTTACAAGCCGAAGTGTGTACCTTGACAATACATAGAGATTGGATAAAAGCAGTAACTATTACTGCTGATGGTAAATTAGCTGTCTCAGCTTCGGACGATCAAACGCTGAAAGTTTGGGATGTAGAGACTGGCAAGAAATTACATACGCTTACTGGGCATACAGGTCATGTCAATTCAGTCGTCACTACTCCAGACAGCAAATTAGCTATTTCAGCTTCAGACGATCGCAGTCTTAAAGTGTGGGATTTGGATAGTGGCGTTGAACTTTGTACTTATGATGAACATTGTGATGCAGGAGAAGCCCTCGCAATTACCCCCGATGGACAAAATATTATTAGTGATGGCAAATCGGAAACGATAAAAGTCTACAACTTATCCAATGGTATTGAACTATTAACCATTGAAAATGTCTATTCCATCGCCAAAATCGCTGTTACACCTGACGGCAAACAAGTAATCTCTACTTCGCAGAACAAAAATTTTAAAATCTGGGATTTACAAAGTGGGATAGAATTACATAATTTTACTGGACATACTGCTTGGGTCAATGCTGTAGCGATCGCACCTGATGGGAAACTAGCAATCTCTGCATCAAATGACTACACTCTTAAAATCTGGGACTTGCAGACTAGAGAAGAGCTACATACCCTTGCTGGACATTCCTACTGGATATGGGCAGTAGCAGTTTGTCCTAACGGGAAATTTTTAGTTTCTGGTTCATGGGATAGAAGCCTCAAAGTTTGGGATTTACAAACTAGAAATTTAGTTGCCAGTTTCATAGGCGAGAGTGAAATAGATGCTGTAGCTATTTCCCCAGATGGGATGACAATAGTTGCTGGGGAACGTTCAGGACGTTTACATTTTCTAAGATTAGAAGGGTTTGATAAATTCCGAACACAATTCCATGTTACCTAA